The DNA region CATCGGCGGCAAGGCTTCCAGCTCCTTGATCAAGGCTTCACCTTAGCCGCATGGCCGCTTAATCTCGCAAGAAGTTCGCTAATGATCGCAAAGTTTGTCTGGAGGCCTTCGACGGTGAGGGGTTCGCTCTTCATGCTGACGTTCGGATGAATGTAGTTCCGCTCTTCACGAATCTGGTCGGTAAGCTCGGGGACCCCAGCGCGGAACTTGACTTCCGCGACCACCGCTTCAACAAGCTTGAACAGTTTCCAACGGTCTGAGTCCGCGCCGAGCTTGTACTTGTCTCGCACCGTCTGGTCCGCAACAAACTCGAAGTAATAGACCAGCGCTCCCTCAAGAACGCTACCCAGAACGGCACTTGCCGAGAGTAACAGACCCAGACTGGTGCACTGCCATGCCTCATTCCATCTCTCGACGAGCATGCTTTGGACGGTTCGGTCTTCGATGAACGCCAGTGAAATCCTCGGGGGTTGTTGCGCCGCGGAACTCTTGTCGTGGACAGGTTCGCAAAAAGACAGAGCCTCCAATAACTCTCGTTTGATATCCCGCTTGAAGCGGTATGTCAGAACAGTGTCAGCCTGCTCCCCTAACTCCTGCGATTTGAAATATGCGTATTCAAGTTCGCCGTCCTCGTTGTAGTCATAGTCGATCATCGGATCGAATTCAAGTTTCTTGATTCGAGCTATGATTTCATCCCGCTTTTGATCGGGCAAAGAGGCAGACCGCAATCGGCTGACTGCGAAGGCGACTGCAGTTTCACGGCGCGAATCGTTAACACACTCATCGACAGGCATGGACTCAAACAACTGGATGAGCTGAACGATTTCCTGATAACCTGGCAGCGATGTAAAGTCAATTGGTTTCATTAGCGCTCCTCAAGCCTTGTGCGCGGCCACTCCAGTGGAAAGTGACCTTCAACTCATTGGCAAATCGGGTGTCAACTACTCCCAACGCTTGAAGTCGTCCAACGACCACACCCTCATGGAGATTGATGCGGGCGGCAAAGCGCTGAATGTCCTCGACGATGGGTCTCGGATGGTCCACAAGGAACCGACTGAGTTGTTCTGGCTTGATCAGAGTCTCACTGGCAAAGAGGTCTGCCTCGCGCTCGATCTCTCCTGACCCGCTGCCATCCTCAGGCGAATCGATGAACGAGGCCTTTTTGCTGTGGAGCAGGATGTGGCCGATCTCATGGAAGAAGCTGAACCAGAGCTGATCGTTCGTCATGTCTCTGAGTGAGAGCTGGACAAGCGCCTTCGTTGGAGTGAGCCATCGAGCCGCACCGTAGAGATGCGTCCCTGACAGCTCTGGCACGAACACTAGGGCAACTCCACAATCGGCGCAGAGCTTCACCAGGTCACTCTGAATCGCATCGGCTTTTCGCACGGTGAGGTCGCGCATCTTGCTGATCGAAGCTCGGAGCTTCGAGGCGCTATACGGCTTGGTCTCGATTCCTTTCGCGATCCACTCGCCCTGCCGAAGCCAGGCGTGAATAGCATGGGGATCGGCCTCAAACGCCGCGGATCGATAGCGCCCTTCTGCAACGGCCAACATCGGTTGATATTGCTTGAACGACGCGATCCCAAAGAATCGGAGCACTTCTTCTCGAAGCCCCAGTTCCGACTCTCTCAGGGGAATCATCTTGGCCTTGATCATCGCCTCGATCACGGTTCGAAGCGGCTTGGAGTTCCAGATCGAGCGTTCATCATCGAGCTTCTCAGCCTCTTCTTGTCGGAGGAGAAAGTCGCGATAGGCCGCCTCATATCGATTCCAGAACGTCGCGGCGATGCCCAGCACACGCTCAAGTCCAAGAGCGGTCTCGGGAAGGATCGGTGCCTTTCCATTGATGATCTTGTTCACCGTTGGAAGCGACATGCCGAGACGGGCAGCCAGCTCGCCCTGGCTGATGCCCAGGGCATCGATAGTCTCCGCAATCGTCAGCCCTGGGGGCACGACGACGGACGGATTGTATTCGTGGCGCGAGTTAATCATGGTAGTCAACGATCTCGATGATCTTGATGGCCGTAACCTGCTCCCAGTCGAGGCTCCCGTCCTCCTTGGTTGGACGAGGCTCATGAGCGGGTTCAAAGACGATTCTGAATTTGTTGTCCACCCAGACGGCGAGCTGGCCCTTCCTTCCGCCATGGAGCAGCGGATGGCATCGGGCTTGCGGGAACTGGTTCATCTGGGCGAGGTTTTCGACGTGCGTCAGTTGCAGCAATCGAGCCGCGGCAAACTCGGCGCGCTTACGCTGCAGCTTCTTCTCCAGCAACTTGTGATCGTTGCAGAGCTTCCTGATCTGGGCGTTGTCGAACTGGATTTCCAAGCAGTCGAATCCTCTCTCGATAGATATTATAGCCCATCGCGATAAGAAAACCAAGACCTGTCACGAAAGTTTCTTTTAACCAGCACGCTATAAAGAACGCTCCAGCGTTTCGAGGAGTTCCGCCATCGACACCCGAAGGTCAGCCGAGGATTCGCTCCAAGACGCGATGGCGTCGTCCAAGCTCCCCTCGCTCTGGCTCAGGGTCTGATGCTTGCCCGCACGAACGTAGAGCGGAAGATTCAGGCTGAAACTGCGTTCGGAGATATCGCCCAGGGTCGCAACTTTGGATAACCCGTCCACCTCTTTGAACTCGTGGTATGCCTCGGCGATCCGCTCGATGTGCTCAGGCTTCAAGAACGAGGTGGCTCTCTCGCGCGTCACCTGATCGACGGCGTTGATGAAGAGCACTTTCTGCCTCTGATCTGGTCGCTTCTTCGTTCGGCAGATGACGATGCAGGCTTCCATCGGACTGTTGTAGAACAGGTTTGGCCCCAGCCCGATGACGCACTCGATCAAGTCGGCCTTCACGATGCTCTCACGCATGGTGCGCTCTTCGTCGCGAAAGAGAACGCCGTGCGGAAACAGGATGGCGCAGCGTCCCGATTCGGGCTTCATGCTGGCCAGAATGTGCTGCCAAAAGGCGTAATCGGCTCGCCCCTGAGGCGGGGTGCCATGGTTGTTCCGTCCGTAGGGATCGCTCGACCATCGACTCCGATCCCATTGTTTGATGGAATAGGGAGGATTCGCCAGGACGACATCGAACTGCCGCAGACGATCTCCTTTGAGCAGCTTTGGCTCGGCAAGGGTGTCACCGCGCGCGATCTCGAAGTCCTCGAACCCGTGAAGGAAGAGGTTGATTCGAGCGATGCCCGAGGTGAGCAGATTTCGCTCTTGGCCGTATAGACGGAGCGTTCGCCAGTCCTTCTTTTGACCCTTCAAATGCACGGCGCATGAGAGAAGCATGCCGCCCGACCCGCAAGTGGGGTCATAGATCGATTCTCCTTCCTCGGGAAGGAGAAGTTCCGTCATGAGCTGCACGACGGTTCGATTCGTGTAGAACTCGGCAGCCGTGTGTCCGCTGTCATCCGCGAATTTCTTAATTAAGAACTCGTAGGCGATGCCCAGCTCATCCTCGGGCACGTTCCCGAGGGTCAGCCTATGCTTGCTGAAGTGTTCGATCAGGTCGCGAAGCGTTGAGTCGGACAACCGCTCCTTGTTGGTCCACTGCGCGTCGCCGAAGATGCCCGTGAGGAGGTCGGGATTCGCTTTCTCGATTGCCCGCATCGCATTCTGGATCGCGGTGCCAAGGTTGGCAGTGGTTGAACGAAGATCGGACCAGTGGGCACCTTGAGGAATCTGAAAGCGATGGTTCTCAGGAAACTGAGCGAACGTTTCATCCCCTCCAGACTCTTCAAGCGCCTGCTCATACTCTTCGTCGTAAACGTCGGAAACCCGCTTGAGGAAGAGCAACGGGAATATAAACTGCTTGTAGTCCCCTGCGTCGATGAGTCCTCTTAAGAGGGTTGCGGCTCCCCAGAGATAGCTTTCCAGGGCCGACTGCGTCAGCTTGCTCACTTGAGGAGGCCCTCCCTGACCAAAAGCTCTCGCAGCCGATCTTCGGCCCCATAAGCTGCTTCGAGACTGTCCTTCAGGTTCTTGATTGCCTCTTCGACGGTGATCTCCACCGTCTCGACCTTCTTCTCAACATATCGAGTGATGTTCAGGTTGAACCCATGGGCCTCGAACTCACTGAGATCGACAACCCTCGCAACCCCTTCAACGTCCTGGAACTCTTCGTACCACTTGACGATCTGCTGAGCCTGCTGATCGAGGAGGACGTTTTGCGCCTTCTGTTTCTTGAAGAGATGTGAGGCGTCGATGATAATGGTCTTGCCCTTGCGCTCAGGTGACTTCTTCGCACGGAAGACAAGCACACAGGCGGCCAAGCCCGCCCCGTAAAAGAGGTTGGGTGCAAGGCCGATGACTGCTTCGAGCTGGTCGGTCTTGAGGATAGCCTCTCGAATTCGGCCCTCGACTCCCATCCGAAAGAGAACGCCATGGGGCACGACGACTGTCATGCGTCCAGACTTCGGGTGCATCGAGGCCAGCATGTGCTGAACCCATGCAAAGTCTGCCGTTCCATTCGGCGGGACACCTGTCTTGTTTCGCCCAAAGGGGTCACTCGACCAGGATTCTGCTCCCCAACTCTCAAGAGAGAACGGCGGGTTGGCAATGACACAATCGAACTGGGCCAATCGATCACCATCGAAGAAGGCGGGGTCTCGAAGTGTGTCACCCCGCGCGATTCTGAAGTCCTCGTTGCCGTGGAGGATGAGGTTTATTCGAGCAATCGCGCTTGTGGTCAGGTTCTTTTCCTGGCCGAAGAGCTTGCCGTAGAGCCGCTTGATGTCCAAGCCCTTCTCTTGGGCATGCTGGATCACGCCGAGCAACATGCCGCCCGTGCCGCAGGCAGGGTCGTAGGCCGTCTCGCCTTCCTGCGGGTCAAGGACCTCGACCATCATACGAACAACACTGCGTGGCGTGTAAAACTCTCCAGCTTTCTTGTTTTGAGCGTCGGCGAACTTTTTAATCAAATACTCGTAGGCGTCGCCCAATAGGTCTGATGTAACGTTCTCGTTGCCAAGACTCAGCTTCGAAAAGTGCTCTAGTAAGTCTCGAATCAACGCATCGGAGAGGCGCTCCTTGTTCGACCACTGAGCATCACCGAAGATGCCGAAAAGGGTGTCGGGATTGGCCTGCTCAATCGCCCGAAATGCAGACTGCAGTGCCTGGCCGAGATTGGCGGTTCGCTCCCGAACGTCTTTCCAATGCGCTCCTTCTGGAATCTGGAATCGGTGATTCTCAGCGAAGAGAGCGAACTGGATATCGCCGCTCGATTCTTCAAGGGCCGCCTCGTACTCTTCGTCGAATACGTCACAGATTCTCTTGAAGAACAGGAGCGGGAAGATGAACGTCTTGAAGTCGCTGGCATCCACAGGACCCCGCAAAATGTTCGCGGCTGCCCACAGATGGGATTCCAGTCGATCAAGAGTGACCACGCGACTATTTTGCCGCATGGGTTGAGCCATAAGTTCGATTCTGGGCAGCTTCTCGAAGTTCTGATCGAACTTGCATGAGAATCTCTCCAAGCCAGTTCTTGCCTCTCCAAGAGCCGTCTTTGGCTTGGACACATCCCCAGCGTCGGTCTCCCCAGGTGTTGCCCTCGATCAAGAGCCGATCTCCAGTGGCCAAGAGTCTCTGCGCCATCTCGTGCGAGCTGAATTTCGCTCGAATGATCTCAAGCATGATGTCAAATCGTCGCTCGGCGTGGCCGTCGAGTCGGTGCTGACCACCGAGGCGTCTCGCCAGCCATTTCGCCGATTTCGGGGTGTTGGCCCCTTTCACCCGATCCCGAAACTCTCCAGCACGAAACTTCGCGCACTGGTAAGCGTGCTCAGAAGTGGCGAAGTTCTCACCCCACACGACCAGTGGGCATGGAAACATGTTGCTGAGAAAGAAGTGCTCGTCGCGGAAGGAGACGATGGCGTCGGCAGGCGCGTGGATTTTCATTTCGAATCCACATAGGACTCGCGCGAAGGAAATTAGGGAGAAAGTTTTGGGAGTGCTTCTAAGCCAGTTCAGATTCAAAACGAGCCACGAAGTGCTTTCAAGAGGTCCAACCGTAGGTCTCGTAGACGGTTTCTCGCAGCCAGCCACTTTGACTTCAGATCGGGATTCGCGGCGATCTCAAGCTCTCGTTGCAATCGCTGAATGGATCGTTCTTCGGCCTTGATCAGGCGCTCGATTCGGGCGATCTGGCAACTTTGGACGTTGATTTG from Armatimonadota bacterium includes:
- a CDS encoding helix-turn-helix domain-containing protein, with amino-acid sequence MINSRHEYNPSVVVPPGLTIAETIDALGISQGELAARLGMSLPTVNKIINGKAPILPETALGLERVLGIAATFWNRYEAAYRDFLLRQEEAEKLDDERSIWNSKPLRTVIEAMIKAKMIPLRESELGLREEVLRFFGIASFKQYQPMLAVAEGRYRSAAFEADPHAIHAWLRQGEWIAKGIETKPYSASKLRASISKMRDLTVRKADAIQSDLVKLCADCGVALVFVPELSGTHLYGAARWLTPTKALVQLSLRDMTNDQLWFSFFHEIGHILLHSKKASFIDSPEDGSGSGEIEREADLFASETLIKPEQLSRFLVDHPRPIVEDIQRFAARINLHEGVVVGRLQALGVVDTRFANELKVTFHWSGRAQGLRSANETN
- a CDS encoding SAM-dependent DNA methyltransferase gives rise to the protein MSKLTQSALESYLWGAATLLRGLIDAGDYKQFIFPLLFLKRVSDVYDEEYEQALEESGGDETFAQFPENHRFQIPQGAHWSDLRSTTANLGTAIQNAMRAIEKANPDLLTGIFGDAQWTNKERLSDSTLRDLIEHFSKHRLTLGNVPEDELGIAYEFLIKKFADDSGHTAAEFYTNRTVVQLMTELLLPEEGESIYDPTCGSGGMLLSCAVHLKGQKKDWRTLRLYGQERNLLTSGIARINLFLHGFEDFEIARGDTLAEPKLLKGDRLRQFDVVLANPPYSIKQWDRSRWSSDPYGRNNHGTPPQGRADYAFWQHILASMKPESGRCAILFPHGVLFRDEERTMRESIVKADLIECVIGLGPNLFYNSPMEACIVICRTKKRPDQRQKVLFINAVDQVTRERATSFLKPEHIERIAEAYHEFKEVDGLSKVATLGDISERSFSLNLPLYVRAGKHQTLSQSEGSLDDAIASWSESSADLRVSMAELLETLERSL
- a CDS encoding killer suppression protein, whose translation is MEIQFDNAQIRKLCNDHKLLEKKLQRKRAEFAAARLLQLTHVENLAQMNQFPQARCHPLLHGGRKGQLAVWVDNKFRIVFEPAHEPRPTKEDGSLDWEQVTAIKIIEIVDYHD
- a CDS encoding SAM-dependent DNA methyltransferase, whose amino-acid sequence is MAQPMRQNSRVVTLDRLESHLWAAANILRGPVDASDFKTFIFPLLFFKRICDVFDEEYEAALEESSGDIQFALFAENHRFQIPEGAHWKDVRERTANLGQALQSAFRAIEQANPDTLFGIFGDAQWSNKERLSDALIRDLLEHFSKLSLGNENVTSDLLGDAYEYLIKKFADAQNKKAGEFYTPRSVVRMMVEVLDPQEGETAYDPACGTGGMLLGVIQHAQEKGLDIKRLYGKLFGQEKNLTTSAIARINLILHGNEDFRIARGDTLRDPAFFDGDRLAQFDCVIANPPFSLESWGAESWSSDPFGRNKTGVPPNGTADFAWVQHMLASMHPKSGRMTVVVPHGVLFRMGVEGRIREAILKTDQLEAVIGLAPNLFYGAGLAACVLVFRAKKSPERKGKTIIIDASHLFKKQKAQNVLLDQQAQQIVKWYEEFQDVEGVARVVDLSEFEAHGFNLNITRYVEKKVETVEITVEEAIKNLKDSLEAAYGAEDRLRELLVREGLLK
- a CDS encoding NADAR family protein, giving the protein MKIHAPADAIVSFRDEHFFLSNMFPCPLVVWGENFATSEHAYQCAKFRAGEFRDRVKGANTPKSAKWLARRLGGQHRLDGHAERRFDIMLEIIRAKFSSHEMAQRLLATGDRLLIEGNTWGDRRWGCVQAKDGSWRGKNWLGEILMQVRSELREAAQNRTYGSTHAAK